In a single window of the Candidatus Methylomirabilota bacterium genome:
- a CDS encoding glycosyltransferase, whose product MPETIRVAMLSVHTCPLAALGGKETGGMNVYVRELSRALGRMGLEVDVYTRSQNPDIPRVVPMGEGARVIHVAAGPEAPLSRPVVHRHLEEFREGVESWRIARGVDYDLIHAHYWLSGAVALALRERWAVPVVQMFHTLARLKNDAARTSQEREPELRLAEEARILKSADRIVAAAPAEAEYLARYGAVDRRRIAVVPCGVDTELFRPGAQIEARAALDLSPGPVILYVGRIAPVKGLDTLLDAVARLRDRGRAVQLLIVGGDADEPLDGHEAALRHRAERLRVGDRVRFVGARTQPVLRTYYVAADVTVLPSYYESFGMVALEAMACASPVIASRVGGLVTTVRDGVTGYLVADGDADALAGRIDAVLGDADLRWRLGHEGVRWAARHRWACIAEAICREYARLEPRAGAHLDAAHCA is encoded by the coding sequence ATGCCTGAGACGATCCGCGTGGCCATGTTGAGCGTGCACACCTGCCCCCTGGCGGCGCTGGGCGGCAAGGAGACGGGCGGCATGAACGTCTACGTGCGCGAGCTGAGCCGCGCGCTGGGACGCATGGGCCTGGAGGTGGACGTCTACACCCGCTCGCAGAACCCGGACATCCCGCGGGTCGTGCCGATGGGGGAGGGGGCCCGGGTCATCCACGTGGCGGCGGGCCCCGAGGCTCCGCTGTCGCGGCCGGTGGTCCACCGGCACCTCGAGGAGTTCCGCGAGGGGGTCGAGAGCTGGCGCATCGCCCGGGGCGTGGACTACGACCTCATCCACGCGCACTACTGGCTGTCCGGGGCCGTGGCCCTGGCGCTGCGGGAGCGGTGGGCCGTCCCGGTCGTCCAGATGTTCCACACGCTGGCCCGCCTGAAGAACGACGCCGCGCGCACGTCCCAGGAGCGAGAGCCGGAGCTCCGGCTCGCCGAGGAGGCGCGTATTCTGAAATCCGCCGACCGGATCGTGGCGGCCGCCCCCGCGGAGGCCGAATACCTCGCCCGCTACGGCGCCGTGGACCGCAGGCGGATCGCGGTGGTCCCGTGTGGCGTGGACACCGAGCTCTTCCGCCCGGGAGCGCAGATCGAGGCCCGGGCGGCGCTGGACCTGTCCCCCGGACCGGTGATCCTCTACGTGGGCCGGATCGCGCCGGTGAAGGGGCTGGACACCTTGCTCGATGCCGTGGCGCGCCTGCGCGATCGCGGGCGCGCCGTGCAGCTCCTCATCGTGGGCGGTGACGCGGACGAGCCGCTGGATGGCCACGAGGCCGCGCTGCGCCACCGGGCCGAGCGGCTGCGGGTCGGTGATCGCGTGCGCTTCGTCGGCGCCCGGACCCAGCCCGTGCTCCGCACGTATTACGTGGCCGCGGACGTCACCGTGCTGCCCTCCTACTACGAGTCGTTCGGCATGGTGGCGCTGGAGGCGATGGCCTGCGCCAGCCCGGTGATCGCCTCCCGCGTGGGCGGGCTGGTGACCACCGTGCGGGACGGCGTCACCGGCTATCTCGTCGCCGACGGTGACGCCGATGCCCTGGCCGGCCGGATCGACGCCGTGCTGGGCGACGCCGATCTGCGCTGGCGCCTGGGCCACGAGGGCGTCCGGTGGGCGGCGCGGCATCGCTGGGCCTGCATCGCCGAGGCGATCTGTCGTGAGTACGCGCGCCTCGAGCCGCGGGCCGGCGCCCATCTCGACGCGGCGCACTGCGCGTAG
- a CDS encoding GNAT family N-acetyltransferase, translating to MKVLSHPGFDGVGATAWSRLHAGSRLRSPFLTWAWQTEWARAFAPGRPLEIWRVEDTDGLVAVLPLWERAPGVRELIGGADISDYLDLLAAAGREEEAWTALLGARAAAPVTWELHAVPAASPTVGALPTLAAAFGLQAAVAVEERCPVITLPGSWEAYLEGLTSKQRHELTRKMRRLAREAPDAHVTRLARRDEIELRLGDFLDLHRRARTGKAKFMDARMEAFFRRIVAAFGELDMVRLWLLDSAGGPLATFLVLEWDETVGVYNSGFHPERASLAPGLVLLGHMVRDAIARGKRRFDFLRGEERYKYDFGPTPEDVYRVALAPVGGAHA from the coding sequence GTGAAGGTCCTCTCTCATCCCGGCTTCGACGGCGTCGGGGCGACCGCGTGGTCGCGCCTGCATGCCGGCAGCCGCCTGCGCTCGCCGTTCCTGACCTGGGCCTGGCAGACGGAGTGGGCGCGCGCGTTCGCTCCGGGCCGGCCGCTCGAGATCTGGCGCGTCGAGGACACTGACGGCCTGGTGGCCGTGCTGCCCCTGTGGGAGCGCGCGCCCGGCGTGCGGGAGCTGATCGGCGGCGCCGACATCTCGGACTACCTGGATCTGCTGGCCGCGGCCGGACGGGAAGAGGAGGCGTGGACGGCGCTGCTCGGCGCGCGGGCGGCGGCGCCGGTGACCTGGGAGCTGCACGCCGTGCCGGCGGCGTCCCCGACGGTGGGCGCGCTCCCCACGCTGGCGGCGGCGTTCGGGCTCCAGGCGGCGGTCGCGGTCGAGGAACGCTGCCCGGTGATCACGCTGCCCGGGTCGTGGGAGGCCTACCTGGAAGGCCTGACGAGCAAGCAGCGGCACGAGCTGACGCGAAAGATGCGGCGCCTGGCCCGGGAGGCGCCGGACGCCCACGTGACCCGGCTCGCCAGGCGGGACGAGATCGAGCTTCGCCTGGGTGACTTCCTGGACCTGCACCGGCGAGCCCGCACCGGCAAGGCGAAGTTCATGGACGCCCGCATGGAGGCCTTCTTCCGCCGGATCGTGGCGGCGTTCGGCGAGCTGGACATGGTCCGCCTGTGGCTGCTCGACAGCGCGGGCGGGCCGCTGGCCACCTTCCTCGTCCTCGAGTGGGACGAGACGGTCGGCGTCTACAATTCCGGCTTTCATCCCGAGCGCGCGTCGCTAGCCCCGGGGCTGGTCCTGCTGGGGCACATGGTCCGCGACGCCATCGCCCGCGGCAAGCGCCGCTTCGATTTCCTGCGCGGCGAGGAGCGGTACAAGTACGATTTCGGTCCGACGCCCGAGGACGTCTACCGCGTGGCCCTGGCGCCGGTCGGAGGCGCCCATGCCTGA
- a CDS encoding zinc ribbon domain-containing protein yields MPIYEYECRDCRRVVSLLVLRPSSATAPSCPRCGGSALTRLMSRFASPKSEEARMEAMADAASFGDLDENDPASVARLMKRMGREMGEDLGDDFEEAVDEAMEESEHADSADESPAATDSVSTDDA; encoded by the coding sequence ATGCCGATCTACGAATACGAGTGTCGGGACTGTCGTCGGGTGGTGAGCCTGCTCGTGCTCCGACCCAGTAGTGCGACCGCTCCAAGCTGCCCTCGCTGCGGAGGCTCCGCTCTGACCCGCCTGATGTCGCGCTTCGCCAGCCCCAAGTCCGAAGAGGCCCGCATGGAGGCCATGGCCGATGCGGCCAGCTTCGGCGACCTCGACGAGAACGATCCGGCGAGCGTGGCCCGCCTCATGAAGCGCATGGGGCGGGAGATGGGAGAAGACCTCGGCGACGACTTCGAGGAGGCCGTCGACGAAGCGATGGAGGAGTCGGAGCACGCCGACTCCGCCGACGAGTCCCCGGCAGCGACCGACTCCGTCTCGACCGACGACGCGTGA
- a CDS encoding thiamine pyrophosphate-binding protein, with the protein MAEPTGGELVARVLERAGVGHVFTLCGGHVLPIYDGCLGEGIRVIDMRHEQAAAHAADAYARLTRNIGAAVVTAGPGVTDAVTGVANAQSARSPLLLIGGAAPLGLRGQGALQEMEQVALLRPITKGAWSVTDTRQIPEVLTAAIRTALTGRPGPVFVEIPVDLLMNRVEDRLAPIPAGSVHRSATPPDPDLVVRLAHLLASAQRPVVIAGGGVWWDEAAKSLTVFAEAAGAPVFMNGAGRGCLAWDHPLAFPQARGWALANADFVLVLGTPLDFRLGYGRSPTFAEDATVAMIDCDPAELGRNRLLQVGLSAHIGRALEALTDALPAALAGRWEGWRRQVAGKEREGRDRLAALCASDQVPVSHYRWAAEIARVVTPETIVIGDGGDVVGCAAKVVALSRPGQWLDPGPFGCLGVGPSFAIAAKLLHPDQRVLLVAGDGAFGLNGMEMETAVRFGLPITCIVGNDGGWGQIRNPQLAFFGEARAVATSLPVTRYDLMVEALGGRGVLVSDPRQIAPALERALASDDVWCVNVPLDPAAYRRTGQVSMAI; encoded by the coding sequence ATGGCCGAGCCGACGGGCGGCGAGCTGGTCGCGAGGGTCCTCGAGCGGGCCGGCGTGGGGCACGTCTTCACCCTGTGCGGCGGACACGTGCTGCCCATCTACGACGGCTGCCTCGGCGAAGGCATCCGGGTGATCGATATGCGGCACGAGCAGGCCGCCGCCCATGCCGCCGACGCCTACGCGAGGCTCACCCGCAACATCGGCGCGGCCGTCGTGACGGCCGGGCCCGGGGTGACGGACGCCGTCACCGGGGTGGCCAACGCGCAGTCGGCCCGGAGCCCGCTGCTGCTCATCGGAGGCGCCGCCCCACTCGGGCTGCGGGGCCAGGGCGCCCTGCAGGAGATGGAGCAGGTCGCGCTCCTGCGGCCCATCACCAAGGGGGCGTGGTCGGTGACCGACACCCGGCAGATCCCGGAGGTGCTGACGGCGGCGATCCGGACGGCGCTCACGGGTCGACCAGGTCCGGTCTTCGTCGAGATACCGGTCGATCTGCTCATGAACCGCGTCGAGGATCGCCTGGCGCCCATCCCCGCGGGCTCGGTGCACCGGTCGGCGACGCCTCCGGATCCCGACCTGGTGGTCCGTCTCGCCCACCTGCTCGCGAGCGCGCAGCGTCCGGTGGTGATCGCCGGCGGCGGCGTGTGGTGGGACGAGGCGGCCAAGAGCCTGACGGTCTTCGCGGAGGCGGCCGGGGCTCCCGTCTTCATGAACGGCGCGGGCCGCGGGTGCCTGGCCTGGGACCACCCGCTGGCCTTTCCCCAGGCGAGGGGCTGGGCTCTGGCCAATGCTGATTTCGTCCTCGTCCTGGGCACGCCTCTGGACTTCCGACTGGGCTACGGTCGCTCACCGACGTTTGCCGAGGACGCGACCGTCGCCATGATCGACTGCGACCCGGCCGAGCTGGGACGCAACCGTCTCCTGCAGGTGGGGCTGTCCGCGCACATCGGGCGCGCCCTCGAGGCGCTGACCGACGCGCTACCGGCGGCGCTCGCCGGGCGGTGGGAGGGGTGGCGCCGGCAGGTCGCCGGCAAGGAGCGCGAGGGCCGGGACCGCCTGGCCGCCCTGTGCGCCTCCGACCAGGTGCCGGTGTCGCACTACCGCTGGGCGGCGGAGATCGCTCGCGTGGTGACGCCGGAGACCATCGTGATCGGCGACGGCGGCGACGTCGTCGGCTGCGCGGCGAAGGTCGTGGCGCTGTCCCGTCCCGGGCAATGGCTCGACCCCGGCCCGTTCGGGTGCCTGGGTGTCGGCCCCTCGTTCGCCATCGCGGCCAAGCTGCTTCACCCCGATCAGCGCGTGCTCCTGGTCGCCGGCGACGGCGCCTTTGGTCTGAATGGCATGGAGATGGAGACGGCGGTGCGCTTCGGGCTGCCGATCACCTGCATCGTGGGGAACGACGGCGGCTGGGGACAGATCCGGAATCCCCAGCTGGCCTTTTTCGGTGAGGCCCGGGCCGTGGCGACCTCGCTCCCCGTCACGCGCTACGACCTGATGGTGGAGGCCCTGGGGGGGCGGGGCGTCCTGGTCAGCGATCCCCGGCAGATCGCGCCGGCGCTGGAGCGCGCGCTGGCCTCCGATGACGTCTGGTGCGTCAACGTGCCGCTCGATCCGGCCGCCTATCGCCGAACGGGCCAGGTCTCGATGGCCATCTGA
- a CDS encoding ABC transporter ATP-binding protein codes for MAKLLDVRSLTTQFFTSAGIVRAVDGVSWDVDEGETVALVGESGCGKSVSALSIMRLVSEPAGRIVSGEILFKGRNLLALSDEDMRHIRGREIAMIFQEPMTSLNPVLTVGRQVTEGLEIHLGMTPAAAQQRAVELLAMVGIPDSARRLRQYPHQFSGGMRQRIMIAMALACNPALILADEPTTALDVTIQAQILELMKELSRRLGVAMLVITHNLGVVARYADRVNVMYAGRIIERASARELYANPRHPYTLGLLRSVPRLDEPRRERLAPIEGQPPDLTRLPSGCAFASRCVFQVERCLREVPPLRPLGADSHVSACWEAERVKAHAH; via the coding sequence GTGGCGAAACTGCTCGACGTTCGCTCCCTGACGACCCAGTTCTTCACCAGCGCCGGTATCGTCCGCGCCGTCGACGGCGTGTCGTGGGACGTCGACGAAGGCGAGACGGTGGCCCTCGTGGGCGAGTCCGGCTGCGGCAAGAGCGTCAGTGCCCTGAGCATCATGCGGCTGGTGAGCGAGCCTGCCGGGCGGATCGTGTCCGGGGAGATCCTCTTCAAGGGCCGGAACCTCCTGGCCCTCTCGGACGAGGACATGCGGCACATCCGCGGCCGCGAGATCGCCATGATCTTCCAGGAGCCGATGACCTCGCTGAATCCGGTCCTCACGGTGGGCCGCCAGGTCACCGAAGGGCTCGAGATCCACCTGGGCATGACGCCGGCAGCCGCCCAGCAGCGCGCGGTGGAACTGCTGGCCATGGTCGGCATTCCGGATTCGGCCCGCCGCCTCCGCCAGTATCCGCACCAGTTCAGCGGCGGCATGCGCCAGCGGATCATGATCGCCATGGCGCTGGCGTGCAACCCGGCGCTCATCCTGGCCGACGAGCCCACGACGGCGCTGGACGTCACCATCCAGGCCCAGATTCTGGAATTGATGAAGGAGCTCTCGCGGCGGCTCGGGGTCGCCATGCTGGTGATCACCCACAACCTGGGCGTGGTGGCCCGCTACGCCGATCGGGTCAACGTGATGTACGCGGGGCGGATCATCGAGCGGGCCAGCGCGCGCGAGCTCTACGCCAACCCCCGCCATCCCTACACGCTCGGGCTCCTGCGCTCGGTTCCGCGTCTGGACGAGCCCCGGCGCGAGCGGCTGGCGCCCATCGAGGGACAGCCGCCCGACCTCACCCGGCTGCCTTCCGGCTGCGCTTTCGCGAGCCGCTGCGTGTTCCAGGTGGAGCGGTGTCTGCGCGAGGTTCCGCCCCTGCGCCCCCTTGGTGCCGACAGTCATGTCAGCGCCTGCTGGGAGGCCGAGCGAGTGAAAGCCCATGCGCACTGA